One Mya arenaria isolate MELC-2E11 chromosome 7, ASM2691426v1 genomic window carries:
- the LOC128239943 gene encoding uncharacterized protein LOC128239943, producing MMEARLLLCCLVLGGLVGTMEQALLQINERQDKTPERTSDQKWLSSTKEDETSVGLSKDMLPLKTYTKLIGTKNPKSTLDKAEKRVIRSNYLAFNNSTGNKKCEMEMSRFSLDYFMYSIQRYESNYVFLGLRQANSSSGITIRSKPDVINGDIWIWTFWGKDGAQEFLRWPIEFGIWSMGILYQSVLRHPKVLSVTLKRVSGDCSNLTVGNKDDDLAISNALNGITLALMSNLSDGEKYGPSYYCYTRKRNITEYMKVICENIVCPFEGIEQVCCDYRFNKTKMKRNVICPEYEFMYDTISWMVPIMLAIVLFVYFPILLFFVAYKIFDDPRSTYVPPSLTVQSFKGSDDGCQEEELDGCHTSKMYLLEGYKHVSFFQTLFMPLTSLKGATVTLQTRLLCLVVGRLTRVSFPIVTLSIIGLQAYVDSSNLQSFIRTSVKLGVPYGLRSIITGYEMSRTNFLPFLGGPFVALFCYVVITSVLLMIPKSIPKFLAKGLRPKIYGACANVSETELSPMSESLKNIKRFGSLRSTDNSTGYLLLYRFTVSQVLMVLNFSFWKTSIAIQHARLQRIYNRSGFCCTVIFFPLYFVICAVELVMTFIIYGLPIISFGRLVITSYCSALPLPKRNPIYLILAHFIKLFTFIAVLFFLYMLCAVFLETILFITRICVFSYTAMIFIPKVTYGYLIFYFTVLFYLWEAINDYSLCYDRLFHDSIKAAMYVQRTRRSRGDGLLCKVRKRRGIRQSIFEIIIEEHNPRRRQMTSTCLKLAIIILLMSVAIELLIKADKFKDLHTIMHVGTAIIVCAMPQILKRMCHQRESKLLRIQFRQTLADTILSHLEYVVHNEETSGDSEESCSD from the coding sequence ATGATGGAAGCACGTCTTCTTTTATGTTGTTTGGTTCTCGGTGGATTAGTGGGGACGATGGAACAAGCGCTGCTACAGATAAATGAGCGACAAGATAAAACACCGGAAAGAACATCAGATCAAAAATGGCTTTCTTCCACGAAAGAAGATGAAACCTCTGTAGGCTTGTCAAAGGATATGTTGCCattgaaaacatatacaaaGTTGATTGGaacaaaaaatccaaaaagTACCTTGGATAAAGCAGAAAAACGTGTTATCAGAAGTAACTACCTTGCTTTTAACAACTCTACAGGGAATAAGAAATGTGAAATGGAAATGAGTCGATTTTCATTGGACTATTTTATGTATAGTATACAGAGATACGAATCCAATTACGTCTTTTTGGGACTCCGGCAAGCCAATAGTAGTTCTGGTATTACAATAAGAAGCAAACCGGATGTCATTAACGGGGACATCTGGATCTGGACTTTCTGGGGTAAGGACGGGGCCCAGGAGTTCCTAAGATGGCCCATCGAGTTTGGAATATGGTCGATGGGTATATTGTATCAGTCCGTTCTGAGACATCCTAAAGTGCTATCGGTTACTTTGAAACGAGTAAGTGGTGATTGCTCCAACTTGACGGTTGGAAATAAAGATGATGATCTGGCGATTAGTAACGCGCTGAATGGGATCACTCTTGCGCTGATGAGCAATTTGTCGGATGGGGAAAAGTACGGACCAAGCTACTATTGTTACACAAGAAAACGAAACATTACGGAGTACATGAAAGTGATATGTGAAAACATTGTATGTCCGTTCGAAGGTATTGAACAAGTTTGCTGTGATTACagattcaataaaacaaaaatgaaacgtAATGTTATCTGTCCAGAATATGAATTCATGTATGATACTATTTCGTGGATGGTGCCCATAATGTTAGccattgttctttttgtttacttcccaatacttttattttttgtcgcgtacaaaatatttgatgatCCTCGCTCGACATATGTGCCGCCCAGCCTTACAGTACAAAGTTTCAAAGGATCCGACGACGGATGCCAGGAAGAAGAACTGGACGGATGTCACACGTCAAAGATGTATTTACTAGAGGGATATAAACATGTCAGTTTTTTCCAAACACTATTTATGCCCCTCACTTCTCTTAAGGGAGCCACTGTTACGTTGCAAACACGTTTATTATGTTTGGTTGTTGGCAGATTAACAAGAGTCTCATTTCCCATTGTAACCCTTAGTATAATTGGCCTTCAGGCATACGTTGATTCGTCAAATTTGCAAAGTTTTATTAGGACGAGCGTGAAATTGGGCGTTCCATATGGGCTGCGGTCAATAATCACGGGCTACGAAATGAGTAGAACAAATTTCCTACCCTTCCTTGGTGGTCCTTTTGTAGCCCTGTTTTGCTATGTTGTAATCACCTCAGTTCTGCTTATGATTCCAAAGTCTATACCTAAGTTTCTCGCCAAAGGTTTAAGGCCAAAAATATATGGCGCATGCGCAAATGTTAGTGAGACAGAATTATCTCCCATGagtgaaagtttgaaaaacatcaAACGTTTTGGATCACTTAGGTCAACAGACAATTCAACGGGATATTTGCTGTTGTATCGTTTTACAGTTTCACAGGTCCTTATGGTGTTGAATTTTAGTTTCTGGAAAACTTCCATTGCTATTCAGCATGCTAGGTTGCAGAGAATTTACAATAGAAGCGGCTTTTGCTGTACTGTAATTTTCTTTCCCCTTTACTTTGTCATTTGTGCGGTAGAATTGGTTATGACGTTTATTATTTACGGTCTCCCAATAATATCTTTCGGACGTCTTGTAATAACAAGCTATTGTTCTGCTTTACCTCTGCCCAAAAGAAACCCGATATACCTGATTCTTGCGCACTTCATAAAACTGTTCACGTTCATAGCAGTTCTTTTCTTTCTATATATGTTGTGCGCGGTCTTCCTAGAAACCATTTTATTCATCACAAGAATTTGCGTATTTTCCTACACAGCAATGATTTTTATACCTAAGGTTACCTATGGATACCTTATTTTCTATTTCACTGTCCTCTTCTACCTCTGGGAAGCCATAAACGACTACTCCCTCTGTTACGACCGACTGTTTCACGACTCCATAAAGGCCGCAATGTACGTTCAGAGAACACGGCGATCTAGGGGAGATGGATTGCTGTGCAAGGTAAGAAAGCGGCGTGGAATCAGACAaagcatttttgaaataatcattgaaGAACACAACCCTCGTAGAAGACAGATGACAAGTACTTGTCTCAAACTTGCGATCATCATCTTGCTGATGTCGGTGGCGATTGAACTATTGATAAAGGCAGACAAATTTAAGGACTTACACACGATCATGCACGTAGGTACAGCCATCATTGTGTGCGCCATGCCGCAAATATTGAAACGGATGTGTCACCAACGGGAGAGCAAACTGCTGCGGATACAGTTCAGGCAAACACTTGCGGACACCATTCTGTCACATCTCGAATATGTTGTTCACAACGAGGAAACATCAGGCGACAGTGAGGAAAGCTGTTCTGATTGA